A region of Nocardioides alkalitolerans DNA encodes the following proteins:
- a CDS encoding type I restriction endonuclease subunit R — MSGFDEAVIEAAALDYLREVGYVTEFGPNIGPGGMAEERASWEEVYLLDRLRAAGRRLNPDHTDLVDEAIKRLRRAESQSELAENLRVHRLLVDGVPVEHRGADGQVRTAYVRLVDFDQPDANDWLAVNQVTVVGNRNRRPDVLVYVNGIPLGLLELKSSAAEHATLRTAWNQVQTYRTDIPAVFTPNAVTVISDGTSAAMSSFTGAFEHYAPWKTIDGRDVVTDKPALEVLLKGVFERARFLDLLKSFVVFSDEAGGLVKRVAKYHQYWAVNAAVESTVEAAGPTGDRRGGVVWHTQGSGKSIEMLLYAAKVMRDPRMGNPTLVFLTDRNDLDDQLFGEVFAPAAILPEKPVQAVSRADLRSLLQRASGGIVFTTLQKFAPLAGDDVNPVLTDRRNVVVVADEAHRSQYGFGETLAADGTLKAGLAKHMRDALPGATFLGFTGTPIESGDKSTRSVFGDYIDVYDLTRAVEDGATVKIYYESRLAKVALSEADMGALDELADEITSEVEEEEARKARSKWARLEAIVGAEDRLDLIAADIVQHWEERRKAMLGKAMIVTMSRRIAVRLYEKIVALRPDWHSDDPMAGRIKVVMTGSAADPPAFQPHLQSKDVRRDLKARAKNPDDPLEIVIVRDMWLTGFDAPSMHTMYVDKTMQGAGLMQAIARVNRTFRDKPGGLIVDYIGVFANLQKALVEYSPSDRDQAGVPIEELVDAMLEKHDIVRGLLHGCDYDSSPDLSAGQRLAEHAKVLDFVMADLDRQSRFLDQVLALAKVYALAGAREEAGAIRNDVRLFTDVRAAIMKILNPDSGRGGSGAVEVDTAIGQLVNEAVAADEVVDIYKLAGVETPEISILSDEFLDSLAHKDKPNLQLGLLRRILNDRIKTVSRSNLVQSRKFSEQLEEAINKYTNRSLTTAEIIAELVKLAKEMRDQSNRHEQLGLSEAEAAFYDAIVQNEAAVLELGDDKLKKISVDLVWSVRNSVTIDWNYKESVKAGMRSKVRRLLAINGYPPDLEEKAIELVLEQAELIAADAS; from the coding sequence GTGAGCGGGTTCGACGAGGCGGTGATCGAGGCCGCCGCCCTCGACTACCTCCGCGAGGTCGGATACGTCACCGAGTTCGGCCCGAACATCGGGCCCGGCGGCATGGCCGAGGAGCGGGCCTCGTGGGAAGAGGTCTACCTGCTCGACCGGCTCCGTGCCGCCGGGCGACGGCTCAACCCCGATCACACCGACCTGGTGGATGAGGCCATCAAGCGCCTGCGCCGGGCCGAGTCGCAATCCGAGCTTGCCGAGAACCTCCGCGTCCACCGGCTGCTCGTCGACGGGGTGCCAGTCGAGCACCGCGGCGCCGACGGCCAGGTCCGGACGGCGTACGTCCGGCTCGTCGACTTCGACCAGCCTGACGCCAACGACTGGCTCGCGGTCAACCAGGTCACCGTCGTCGGCAACAGGAACCGCCGACCCGACGTACTCGTGTACGTCAACGGCATCCCCCTGGGCTTGCTCGAGCTGAAGAGCTCCGCAGCCGAGCACGCGACGCTCCGAACCGCGTGGAACCAGGTGCAGACCTACCGCACCGACATCCCCGCGGTGTTCACGCCCAACGCCGTTACGGTCATCTCCGACGGGACCTCGGCCGCGATGAGCTCCTTCACCGGCGCATTCGAGCACTACGCACCGTGGAAGACCATCGACGGCCGTGACGTCGTCACCGACAAGCCCGCCTTGGAGGTGTTGCTCAAGGGTGTGTTCGAGCGGGCCAGGTTCCTCGACCTGCTGAAGAGCTTCGTCGTGTTCTCCGACGAGGCGGGCGGACTGGTGAAGCGGGTCGCGAAGTACCACCAGTACTGGGCCGTCAATGCTGCCGTCGAGTCCACCGTCGAGGCCGCCGGGCCGACCGGCGATCGCCGCGGCGGCGTCGTCTGGCACACGCAGGGCTCCGGCAAGAGCATCGAGATGCTCCTCTATGCCGCGAAGGTGATGCGAGACCCGCGGATGGGCAACCCGACCCTGGTGTTTCTCACCGACCGGAACGACCTGGACGACCAGCTGTTCGGCGAGGTCTTCGCGCCCGCAGCGATCCTTCCGGAGAAGCCGGTTCAGGCCGTCTCGCGAGCAGACCTGCGCTCGCTGCTGCAGCGAGCCTCGGGTGGCATCGTCTTCACCACTCTGCAGAAGTTCGCGCCGCTGGCCGGCGATGACGTCAACCCCGTCCTCACCGACCGGCGCAACGTGGTGGTGGTCGCCGATGAGGCTCACCGCTCGCAGTACGGCTTCGGTGAGACGCTGGCGGCCGACGGCACCCTCAAGGCCGGGCTCGCCAAGCACATGCGCGACGCGCTGCCGGGAGCGACCTTCCTCGGGTTCACCGGCACGCCTATCGAGTCCGGCGACAAATCCACCCGCTCGGTCTTCGGCGACTACATCGATGTTTATGACCTCACCCGTGCCGTAGAAGACGGGGCCACGGTCAAGATCTACTACGAGTCCAGGCTCGCGAAGGTCGCCCTTTCGGAGGCCGACATGGGTGCACTCGACGAGCTCGCCGACGAGATCACGAGCGAGGTCGAGGAGGAAGAGGCGCGAAAGGCCAGGTCCAAGTGGGCCCGGCTCGAGGCCATCGTCGGGGCCGAGGACCGACTCGACCTCATCGCCGCCGACATCGTGCAGCACTGGGAGGAGCGCCGCAAGGCGATGCTCGGCAAGGCGATGATCGTGACGATGTCGCGTCGTATCGCCGTACGACTCTACGAGAAGATCGTCGCCCTGCGTCCCGACTGGCACTCCGACGACCCGATGGCCGGCCGGATCAAGGTCGTCATGACCGGTTCCGCCGCAGACCCGCCGGCATTCCAGCCGCACCTGCAGTCCAAGGACGTGCGACGCGATCTCAAGGCGCGCGCGAAGAACCCTGACGACCCCCTCGAGATCGTCATCGTCCGCGACATGTGGCTCACCGGCTTCGACGCCCCGTCGATGCACACCATGTACGTTGATAAGACCATGCAGGGCGCCGGACTGATGCAGGCGATCGCCCGCGTCAACCGCACCTTCCGCGACAAGCCCGGCGGCCTGATCGTCGACTACATCGGCGTCTTCGCCAACCTCCAGAAGGCGCTCGTGGAGTACTCGCCCTCCGACCGCGACCAGGCCGGCGTCCCCATCGAAGAGCTTGTTGACGCGATGCTCGAGAAGCACGACATCGTGCGCGGGCTACTGCATGGGTGCGACTACGACTCCTCACCCGATCTCTCGGCGGGCCAGCGGCTCGCCGAGCACGCCAAGGTGCTCGACTTCGTGATGGCCGACCTGGACCGGCAGAGCCGTTTCCTCGATCAGGTTCTTGCTCTTGCGAAGGTCTATGCGCTTGCTGGCGCGAGAGAGGAAGCCGGTGCGATCCGCAATGACGTCCGGCTCTTCACCGACGTGCGGGCAGCGATCATGAAGATCCTGAATCCCGACTCGGGTCGCGGCGGCTCCGGGGCCGTCGAGGTGGACACGGCGATCGGGCAGCTCGTCAACGAGGCAGTCGCCGCCGACGAGGTCGTCGACATCTATAAGCTCGCCGGAGTCGAGACACCTGAGATCTCGATCCTCTCCGACGAGTTCCTCGACTCGTTGGCGCATAAGGACAAGCCCAACCTCCAGCTCGGACTGCTGCGGAGAATACTCAACGACCGGATCAAGACGGTCTCGCGGTCGAACCTCGTCCAGTCGCGGAAGTTCTCCGAGCAGCTGGAAGAGGCGATCAACAAGTACACCAACCGCTCGCTCACGACGGCCGAGATCATCGCGGAGCTGGTCAAGCTCGCCAAGGAGATGCGCGATCAGTCCAACCGGCACGAGCAGCTCGGCCTGAGCGAGGCCGAAGCCGCGTTTTATGACGCCATCGTTCAGAACGAGGCTGCTGTGCTCGAACTCGGTGATGACAAACTCAAGAAGATCTCCGTCGACCTCGTCTGGTCGGTGCGCAATTCCGTGACGATCGACTGGAACTACAAGGAGTCGGTCAAGGCTGGGATGCGATCGAAGGTCCGGCGCCTGCTCGCCATCAACGGCTACCCGCCCGACCTCGAGGAGAAGGCCATCGAGCTTGTTCTTGAGCAGGCCGAACTCATCGCCGCGGACGCGAGCTAA
- a CDS encoding DUF262 domain-containing protein has translation MGKSDYPVRELVAKIERGELQLPEMQRKYVWTSTKVRDLLDSLYREYPSGVILTWQPAAKVETRAFAVDTTTDGAAAPLLLLDGQQRLTSLSAVLRGEPVTVKNRKRPVEILFNLDHPDELTFITEVAEDNDSHEDADDADDVDSDLITRVNRRAFVVASNQVAALPNWVKVTDVFKKSDSELLKAAGVTGFDDPNYERYSARLKQLRSIADYSYRVDILEPSKSYEEVTEIFVRVNSLGAKLRSSDLALAQITAKWNGSLALFNAYQAEVAHRGFDLDLGVHLKTLIAIITGQSRFLTVASLTQQALEDGWKRTKRAMDFAVNFAQQNVGVDSPALLSSPFLMIATAYWGAQLDYKISDNDAAAFRKWFLLANAKGHYSRGSTETLLDQDLAALRSEDRIGALNQRLVQQVGRLDFTAADLVGRTARSGAFKTMFLAFRADGAKDWATNLLISPKLAGHADKIEFHHVFPKAYMKKARPDVDGRDVDDIANLAFISSKTNKDISAKAPADYAPKYSKEQLAKQLVVFDDTNAVPEGFEKFVTQRRELIAARLNEFLATAESQ, from the coding sequence GTGGGGAAGTCGGACTACCCGGTCAGGGAACTGGTCGCCAAGATCGAGCGCGGCGAGCTGCAGCTGCCCGAGATGCAGCGCAAGTACGTCTGGACCTCCACCAAGGTGCGCGACCTCCTGGACTCGCTCTACCGCGAGTACCCCTCCGGCGTGATCCTGACCTGGCAGCCCGCCGCCAAGGTCGAGACCCGCGCATTCGCTGTCGACACCACCACTGACGGCGCAGCTGCGCCACTCCTCCTCCTCGACGGCCAGCAGCGCCTCACCTCGCTCTCGGCGGTGCTGCGTGGTGAGCCGGTGACGGTCAAGAACCGCAAGCGCCCGGTCGAGATCCTCTTCAACCTCGACCACCCCGACGAGCTCACCTTCATCACCGAGGTGGCCGAGGACAACGACAGCCACGAGGACGCCGACGACGCCGACGACGTCGACTCCGACCTGATCACGCGCGTCAACCGCCGGGCGTTCGTCGTCGCCAGCAACCAGGTCGCCGCCCTGCCCAACTGGGTCAAGGTGACCGACGTGTTCAAGAAGTCCGACTCAGAGCTGCTCAAGGCGGCCGGCGTCACCGGCTTCGACGACCCCAACTACGAGCGCTACTCGGCACGGCTCAAGCAGCTCCGCTCGATCGCCGACTACTCCTACCGCGTCGACATCCTCGAACCGTCGAAGTCCTATGAGGAAGTGACCGAGATCTTCGTACGGGTCAACTCCCTCGGCGCCAAGCTCCGCAGCTCCGACCTGGCCCTCGCCCAGATCACCGCGAAGTGGAACGGGTCTCTCGCCCTCTTCAACGCCTACCAGGCCGAGGTCGCGCACAGGGGCTTCGATCTGGACCTTGGTGTACACCTCAAGACGCTCATCGCGATCATCACCGGCCAGTCCCGGTTCCTCACCGTCGCATCGCTGACCCAGCAGGCGCTGGAGGACGGCTGGAAGCGCACCAAGCGCGCGATGGACTTCGCGGTCAATTTCGCCCAGCAGAACGTCGGCGTCGACAGCCCCGCCCTACTCTCGTCGCCGTTCCTGATGATCGCCACCGCCTACTGGGGCGCCCAGCTGGACTACAAGATCTCCGACAACGACGCCGCGGCGTTCCGAAAGTGGTTCCTCCTGGCCAACGCAAAGGGGCACTACTCACGGGGATCGACCGAGACGCTGCTCGACCAGGACCTCGCCGCCCTGCGGTCGGAGGACAGGATCGGCGCACTCAACCAGCGGCTCGTCCAGCAGGTCGGGCGCCTCGACTTCACCGCCGCAGACCTGGTCGGTCGCACCGCACGCAGCGGAGCCTTCAAGACCATGTTCCTCGCGTTCCGCGCCGACGGCGCGAAGGACTGGGCGACCAACCTGCTCATCAGCCCCAAGCTCGCCGGGCACGCTGACAAGATCGAGTTCCACCACGTCTTCCCCAAGGCGTACATGAAGAAGGCCCGGCCCGACGTCGACGGCCGCGACGTCGACGACATCGCCAACCTCGCCTTCATCAGCTCCAAGACCAATAAGGACATCAGCGCCAAGGCTCCGGCCGACTACGCCCCGAAGTACTCCAAGGAGCAGCTGGCAAAGCAGCTCGTGGTCTTCGATGACACGAACGCCGTGCCCGAGGGCTTCGAGAAGTTCGTCACCCAACGCCGTGAGCTGATCGCCGCCCGACTCAACGAGTTCCTCGCTACCGCGGAGAGCCAGTGA
- a CDS encoding class I SAM-dependent DNA methyltransferase, which produces MPIPDDVWNELIEMQPGELKNRGPLASRLGEENLELLVESGHLVVEGGRVSRTKVSLDAEALWEVLPDDGSTMGNQRARTEFGWKSEKRYDAAKALLLATDEIALGRGRGGAVRRQVDAGKADAPSQPKAARAEAAPPAARPKPAAKSKPAKPTKSLEQRLWDAADALRGNQEPSEYKHVVLGLVFLKYISDRFEARRRELEAELVADRMPENRIADFLEVRDEYRSKNVFWVPEEARWKAIQDRAKLPTIGTDIDAAMDLIEKENPVIRGVLPRNYGREGLDKGRLGQLVDLIGSIGFTETDDHGSDDVLGRVYEYFLGQFAGKETGKDAGAFYTPRSVVKTLVEMLEPFEGRVYDPACGSGGMFVQSAEFVKAHGGSTDKISVYGQEYTDATWRLAKMNLALRGIEADLGERSADTFTADLHPDLRADFILANPPFNVSNWWDAKLADDPRWKYGTPPAGNANFAWVQHFVHHLSPKGTAGFVLANGSLSSKSGGEGDIRRKLVEADLVDCIVAMPDRLFFNTGIPVSLWFVSKERHGNGHRDRHGEVLFIDARKLGRMETRRLRVLDETDIARIADTYHRWRNKPSSPVVEPVETYEDVPGFAKAASLEEIKAHDFVLTPGRYVGVEEAVADDEPIADKILRLTKELYAEFDRGRDLEEEIRRGMSNLGVE; this is translated from the coding sequence ATGCCCATCCCGGACGACGTGTGGAACGAGCTGATCGAGATGCAACCGGGGGAGCTGAAGAACCGAGGGCCACTGGCCTCGAGGCTGGGCGAGGAGAACCTCGAGCTCTTGGTCGAGAGCGGTCATCTGGTGGTCGAGGGCGGGCGGGTCAGCCGGACCAAGGTCTCCCTCGATGCCGAGGCGCTGTGGGAAGTCCTCCCGGACGACGGCTCGACCATGGGCAACCAACGCGCCCGCACCGAGTTCGGCTGGAAGAGCGAGAAGCGGTACGACGCCGCGAAGGCGCTGCTGCTCGCGACGGATGAGATCGCACTCGGGCGTGGGCGGGGTGGAGCCGTCCGGCGGCAGGTCGACGCGGGCAAGGCGGACGCTCCGTCTCAGCCGAAGGCAGCACGCGCCGAGGCCGCGCCCCCAGCCGCCAGGCCGAAGCCGGCGGCGAAGAGCAAGCCGGCGAAGCCGACCAAGTCGCTTGAGCAGCGGCTGTGGGATGCGGCCGACGCGCTGCGCGGCAACCAGGAACCGAGCGAGTACAAGCACGTCGTCCTCGGCCTGGTCTTCCTGAAGTACATCTCCGACCGGTTCGAGGCCCGCCGTCGCGAACTGGAAGCGGAGCTCGTCGCAGACAGGATGCCCGAGAACCGCATCGCGGACTTCCTCGAGGTGCGCGACGAGTACCGGTCCAAGAACGTCTTCTGGGTGCCGGAGGAGGCTCGCTGGAAAGCGATCCAGGACCGGGCGAAGCTGCCGACCATTGGCACCGACATCGACGCCGCGATGGACCTGATCGAGAAGGAGAACCCCGTCATCCGCGGCGTCCTCCCGCGCAACTACGGACGCGAAGGGCTCGACAAGGGCCGCCTCGGCCAGCTCGTCGACCTGATCGGCTCCATCGGTTTCACCGAGACCGACGACCACGGCTCCGACGACGTCCTGGGGCGGGTCTACGAATACTTCCTCGGCCAGTTCGCCGGCAAGGAGACGGGCAAGGACGCCGGCGCGTTCTACACCCCCCGCAGCGTGGTCAAGACGCTCGTCGAGATGCTCGAGCCGTTCGAGGGCCGCGTCTACGACCCCGCCTGCGGATCGGGCGGCATGTTTGTCCAGTCGGCCGAGTTCGTGAAGGCCCACGGCGGCAGCACCGACAAGATCTCCGTCTACGGCCAGGAGTACACCGACGCCACCTGGCGACTGGCCAAGATGAACCTCGCCCTGCGCGGCATCGAGGCCGACCTCGGCGAACGCTCCGCTGACACTTTCACCGCCGACCTCCACCCCGACCTGCGTGCCGACTTCATCCTCGCCAACCCGCCGTTCAACGTCTCGAACTGGTGGGACGCCAAGCTCGCCGACGACCCCCGCTGGAAGTACGGCACCCCGCCGGCCGGCAACGCGAACTTCGCCTGGGTCCAGCACTTCGTGCACCACCTCTCCCCGAAGGGCACCGCCGGGTTCGTCCTCGCCAACGGGTCGCTGTCGTCGAAGTCCGGAGGGGAGGGCGACATCCGGCGCAAACTGGTCGAGGCCGACCTGGTCGACTGCATCGTCGCGATGCCCGACCGGCTCTTCTTCAACACCGGCATCCCGGTCAGCCTCTGGTTCGTCTCCAAGGAGCGCCACGGCAACGGCCACCGCGACCGCCACGGCGAGGTGCTGTTCATCGACGCCCGCAAGCTCGGCCGGATGGAGACCCGACGCCTCCGCGTCCTCGACGAAACCGACATCGCACGGATCGCCGACACTTACCACCGCTGGCGCAACAAGCCCTCCTCCCCGGTGGTCGAGCCCGTCGAGACCTACGAGGACGTCCCGGGTTTCGCAAAGGCCGCCAGCCTGGAGGAGATCAAGGCCCACGACTTCGTCCTCACTCCCGGTCGATACGTCGGCGTCGAGGAGGCCGTAGCCGACGACGAGCCGATCGCCGACAAGATCCTCCGGCTCACTAAGGAGCTGTACGCGGAGTTCGACCGCGGGCGGGACCTGGAGGAAGAGATCCGCCGTGGCATGTCGAACCTTGGAGTTGAGTGA
- a CDS encoding DLW-39 family protein: MKKIIVTLLAVGGVLLAKKKMDESKAEQALWAEATDPVSK, translated from the coding sequence ATGAAGAAGATCATCGTCACGCTGCTCGCCGTCGGCGGGGTGCTCCTGGCCAAGAAGAAGATGGACGAGAGCAAGGCCGAGCAGGCGCTGTGGGCTGAGGCGACGGACCCGGTGTCCAAGTAG
- a CDS encoding alpha/beta fold hydrolase, translating into MKKLLRAACALTLGLATVAAGSGTTAQAAAPTYREGNLATAVANFFASPAYLPGVNNWNCAPSPEHPEPVILQHATFVNFGSNFVKLAPRLLNEGYCVYAQNYGMTLSSFGRVGGLGAVEKSVASFGAFVDQVRTRTGSAKVDVVGHSQGGLIAYAYIKSGGAQKIDDYIAWGGSQNGTTLNGIATLGQSLRLLGFAEGFAGLLQAPGVTDQARGSRFMNQFLADPTVPAGPDYLTIQTRYDTVVTPYATQSIPGAENVVLQDLCADDRVGHVGLFLDEPTLQLTVNALNDGPEGFQPECRGYGPAL; encoded by the coding sequence ATGAAGAAGCTCCTCCGCGCCGCATGCGCGCTCACCCTCGGCCTCGCGACCGTCGCGGCCGGCTCCGGGACGACCGCGCAGGCCGCGGCCCCGACGTACCGCGAGGGCAACCTCGCCACTGCCGTCGCCAACTTCTTCGCGAGCCCGGCCTACCTGCCCGGCGTGAACAATTGGAATTGCGCGCCAAGCCCGGAGCACCCCGAGCCCGTCATCCTGCAGCACGCGACCTTCGTCAACTTCGGCTCCAACTTCGTGAAGCTCGCGCCGCGGCTGCTCAACGAGGGGTACTGCGTCTACGCCCAGAACTACGGCATGACCCTCTCCTCCTTCGGCCGCGTCGGCGGCCTCGGCGCGGTCGAGAAGTCGGTCGCCTCCTTCGGCGCGTTCGTCGACCAGGTGCGCACCCGCACGGGCTCCGCGAAGGTCGACGTCGTCGGCCACAGCCAGGGCGGGCTGATCGCCTACGCCTACATCAAGTCCGGCGGCGCGCAGAAGATCGACGACTACATCGCATGGGGCGGCAGCCAGAACGGCACCACCCTCAACGGCATCGCCACCCTCGGCCAGTCGCTCCGCCTCCTCGGCTTCGCGGAGGGCTTCGCCGGCCTCCTCCAGGCACCCGGCGTCACCGACCAGGCCCGCGGCAGCCGCTTCATGAACCAGTTCCTCGCCGACCCGACCGTCCCCGCGGGTCCGGACTACCTGACGATCCAGACGCGGTACGACACCGTCGTCACGCCCTACGCCACGCAGTCCATCCCGGGCGCCGAGAACGTCGTGCTCCAGGACCTGTGCGCCGACGACCGTGTCGGCCACGTCGGGCTGTTCCTCGACGAGCCCACCCTGCAGCTCACCGTCAACGCGCTCAACGACGGCCCCGAGGGCTTCCAGCCCGAGTGCCGCGGCTACGGCCCCGCGCTCTGA
- a CDS encoding DUF6301 family protein — protein MTEWDAFTDDLLAALRTVGDRVFLIVSARGDDLAYVQFAGGPDDIAAEASGAHPGARTGLLADHGWQPPRRGETNWLSPLLVPATTADLHTLAARCVAALRVTYGVKSPADLSYRAWREPQPAPRGVTWPEKRFDDLDPGEDPLRFPDLEPDRAVPSAPTEAERASWKAMDPADVVRVLDHWATQAWPLAEDAAYDVATQLGWDIEVEDGGRYVVNRADGLTLPDVSIEKRRGQLSRVRLWTTDALRTVSRESVAFLGDAFAASAAAGTTRWGPATDAEARRDDPVSRKRHWTLPNGARIGLSLSAKSVTAEVMSPQGVAWQEQDDDNYYAGY, from the coding sequence ATGACCGAATGGGACGCCTTCACCGACGATCTCCTCGCCGCGCTGCGCACCGTCGGCGACCGCGTCTTCCTCATCGTCTCCGCGCGGGGCGACGACCTCGCCTACGTCCAGTTCGCCGGCGGTCCCGACGACATCGCTGCCGAGGCCTCCGGCGCCCACCCCGGCGCCCGCACCGGTCTCCTCGCCGACCACGGCTGGCAGCCGCCGCGCCGCGGCGAGACCAACTGGCTGTCGCCGCTCCTCGTGCCCGCCACCACCGCCGACCTCCACACCCTCGCCGCGCGCTGCGTCGCCGCGCTCCGCGTGACCTACGGCGTGAAGTCCCCCGCCGACCTCAGCTACCGCGCCTGGCGCGAGCCCCAGCCCGCGCCCCGGGGCGTCACGTGGCCGGAGAAGCGCTTCGACGACCTCGATCCCGGCGAGGACCCCCTGCGGTTCCCCGACCTCGAGCCCGACCGCGCGGTGCCCTCGGCCCCCACCGAGGCGGAGCGCGCGTCCTGGAAGGCCATGGATCCCGCCGACGTGGTCCGCGTGCTCGACCACTGGGCGACGCAGGCGTGGCCGCTCGCGGAGGACGCGGCGTACGACGTCGCCACCCAGCTCGGCTGGGACATCGAGGTGGAGGACGGCGGGCGGTACGTCGTCAACCGGGCCGACGGCCTCACCCTCCCCGACGTGTCGATCGAGAAGCGCCGGGGCCAGCTCAGCCGCGTGCGGCTGTGGACCACCGACGCCCTCCGCACCGTCTCCCGCGAGTCCGTCGCCTTCCTCGGGGACGCGTTCGCGGCATCCGCCGCAGCCGGTACGACGCGCTGGGGCCCCGCGACGGACGCCGAGGCCCGCCGGGACGACCCCGTGAGCCGCAAGCGGCACTGGACCCTGCCGAACGGAGCCCGCATCGGGCTCAGCCTGTCCGCGAAGAGCGTCACCGCCGAGGTCATGAGCCCGCAGGGCGTCGCGTGGCAGGAGCAGGACGACGACAACTACTACGCCGGCTACTGA
- a CDS encoding DUF3566 domain-containing protein, whose protein sequence is MTDDSRTGTAVRPNPVGPGAGAAGSGSGQGAGSTATSTGGSTAAGTAAAARQKRRVRRARLRLTHIDPWSVMKTAFLLSIAFAIVTVVSVFIVWTVLDAAGVWDSINSTIADVVGSDADSFDIEGYVGMSRVMGLTLLIAAVDVVLITAMATLGAFLYNLAAALLGGIDVTLAEER, encoded by the coding sequence ATGACCGACGACTCCCGCACCGGGACGGCCGTGCGGCCGAACCCGGTCGGCCCGGGTGCTGGCGCTGCCGGCTCCGGCTCCGGCCAGGGCGCAGGCTCGACCGCAACCTCGACCGGCGGCTCGACGGCTGCCGGCACGGCTGCGGCGGCGCGGCAGAAGCGGCGCGTTCGCCGGGCGCGGCTGCGCCTGACCCACATCGACCCGTGGTCGGTGATGAAGACGGCGTTCCTGCTGTCGATCGCGTTCGCGATCGTCACGGTCGTCTCCGTCTTCATCGTCTGGACCGTCCTCGACGCCGCCGGTGTGTGGGACTCCATCAACTCGACGATCGCCGACGTGGTGGGCTCCGACGCGGACAGCTTCGACATCGAGGGCTACGTGGGCATGTCCCGCGTCATGGGCCTGACGCTGCTCATCGCGGCCGTCGACGTCGTGCTCATCACCGCCATGGCGACCCTCGGCGCGTTCCTCTACAACCTCGCGGCGGCGCTGCTCGGCGGCATCGACGTGACCCTCGCCGAGGAGCGCTGA